TGCCCCCCTCTACACTGGATTAGCCAAAGGCGATTTGGATGTGTTCCTCGATGCCTGGCTGCCAATTACACACCAGGCCTACTGGGAAAAATACGGCGACCAGTTAGAGGACTATGGCATCTGGTACGGTGGGCAAGCGGATCTGGGATTGGCTGTTCCGACCTATGTTGATGAGGTCAATTCCATCGAGGATCTAGAGACCCACAAGGAGTTATTTAAAGGCCAGATTACAGGGATTGATGCTGGAGCCGGACTGATGAAGCTGATTGAGGAGAAAGTGATTCCGCAGTACGGCTTGTCGTTGAAACTGGTAGCCTCCAGTGAGGCGGCGATGCTGAGCGCGTTGGACAAGGCGTATAAAAACCAGGAACCGATTGTCATCTCAGCCTGGCGGCCCCATTGGATGTTTACCGAATGGGATCTGAAGTATCTGGAGGACCCGAAAGGAGCGTTGGGTGAACCGGAGGAGATACACACGCTGGCGAACAAGGGGTTTGCCGGGCGCAACCCGGAAGTGGCTGGCTGGCTGAAGAATTTCAAGATGACGGACGAGCAGTTGGGAACCCTGGAAAGCTACATCTTTCATGAAGGGATGAAAGAAGAGGAAGCTGCCAGGAAGTGGATTGAAGAAAACCGTGATGTGGTGAATGGTTGGCTTGGAAAATCATAGTCCATGAACATGCTGGATCACCCGCCGCAAGAAACGGGTGATCCAATTTTTTGTATTTTATTTTATCAACGATTGGATTAAAATCAAAAATAGATACCCCTTTATATTAAGGAAATTTTTCTGTAAATTATAAAATAAGAAAGGGAGTGTACATATTGAAACCGACGTTTCAAGTGCCCAAACCTGAAGCCGCATTTGGAGCGATGCCTGACACTGTTGGCCTTAACTATTTTCTCACCGATCCCAACCTGGGCTTGTTGCTGGAGATGTA
The nucleotide sequence above comes from Bacillus thermozeamaize. Encoded proteins:
- a CDS encoding glycine/betaine ABC transporter; its protein translation is MRLKKSWWMTLVLILSLSMVMMGCGGTSPSPSEQETKGGGNGQTHPSGTEEIKIGMVNWAEDIAVSHLWKVILEEEGYKVSLHQLDAAPLYTGLAKGDLDVFLDAWLPITHQAYWEKYGDQLEDYGIWYGGQADLGLAVPTYVDEVNSIEDLETHKELFKGQITGIDAGAGLMKLIEEKVIPQYGLSLKLVASSEAAMLSALDKAYKNQEPIVISAWRPHWMFTEWDLKYLEDPKGALGEPEEIHTLANKGFAGRNPEVAGWLKNFKMTDEQLGTLESYIFHEGMKEEEAARKWIEENRDVVNGWLGKS